The genomic region TATCAGGATTTTATTTTTTCTGTTCATTTAGACACCGCCGCGTATCTGTGAATTATTGAAAGTTTCATCATTGCCTTTACCAGCCCCTGCCCCGCGGAATCTTCTTCTATCCTTATGCTTTCTATTACCGCAAGCTGTTTCATAGTTTCTATGGAGTGTATAAACTTTCTTAAATCACCGTACTGCCCGTTTAAGGTAATATTAAAATCACTTTTTATCGCGCCTTTCACCGGATGGTTTCCCTGATTTTCTATAGAAAGCCTTAAACCGGCTTTCGCGCTTAACTTATTTATCTCTGATTCCAGGTATCCTGATTCAGGCGCTGCGACAAGCCTTTTTTCTATTTGTTCAGCCGCCAAAGACGCCTGTTTCATACTTTCATTGGCTTCATTTCCCATTTTTATATTCTGTATCTCTTTATTTAAACCGCCTATGGCATCCATAACTTTTGTATAATCTGATTTTACAGGCAGCCAGTGAATAAAAAATACCGGCAGTACAGCAAGAATTATTAATAAAACAAAAGATAAAACCACCCTTACGCCGCCGTGCCTGAACGCATTTTGTACCTTTGTTAAAATC from Candidatus Goldiibacteriota bacterium harbors:
- the pilO gene encoding type 4a pilus biogenesis protein PilO, which gives rise to MAKSVILTKVQNAFRHGGVRVVLSFVLLIILAVLPVFFIHWLPVKSDYTKVMDAIGGLNKEIQNIKMGNEANESMKQASLAAEQIEKRLVAAPESGYLESEINKLSAKAGLRLSIENQGNHPVKGAIKSDFNITLNGQYGDLRKFIHSIETMKQLAVIESIRIEEDSAGQGLVKAMMKLSIIHRYAAVSK